In Pseudoalteromonas xiamenensis, the following are encoded in one genomic region:
- a CDS encoding AEC family transporter, with protein MENFVAILVYLVIGACLRRMPQFPNETGIVLNQYVLFVALPAVVLLKIPQLVFSTDLLLPALIPWVLLLLVVGLVLLAGKVFNWSKNTIAALLVVLPLGNTSFLGFPMVEAFFGSHALPLAIIYDQAGSFVALATYATILAAVFNPAAAKPTFKSMAIKVITFPSFIALVIALLAKGNSYPTIATSILESLSATLVPVIMVAVGFQFQLRLESHEVKPLLFALPVKLLVMPLIAYGIVLQFDVPKVLMQVVVFEAAMPVMISAGAIAIGANLAPRMTSALVALGLVVSFVTLPLWYWVLSNI; from the coding sequence ATGGAAAACTTTGTCGCCATTCTTGTGTATTTAGTCATTGGCGCTTGCCTAAGACGTATGCCTCAGTTTCCCAATGAAACCGGAATTGTATTAAACCAGTATGTGCTTTTTGTGGCCTTACCAGCCGTTGTTCTTTTAAAAATCCCTCAACTTGTCTTTTCAACGGATTTGCTCTTACCTGCTTTAATACCTTGGGTTCTTTTGCTCCTAGTCGTAGGTTTGGTGCTTTTAGCAGGTAAAGTGTTCAACTGGTCAAAAAATACGATTGCAGCGCTATTGGTCGTGTTGCCTTTAGGTAATACGTCATTTCTTGGATTTCCGATGGTCGAGGCCTTTTTTGGTAGTCACGCTCTTCCGTTGGCCATTATCTATGACCAAGCAGGATCGTTTGTCGCGTTGGCAACATACGCCACCATTTTAGCCGCGGTCTTCAATCCAGCTGCAGCCAAACCGACCTTTAAATCTATGGCAATAAAAGTTATTACCTTTCCTTCTTTTATCGCGCTTGTCATTGCCTTACTCGCCAAAGGGAATAGCTATCCGACTATCGCAACATCAATACTAGAAAGCTTATCTGCAACGTTAGTCCCTGTAATTATGGTTGCGGTTGGATTTCAATTTCAGTTGCGACTTGAATCCCATGAAGTCAAACCACTGCTTTTCGCTCTGCCTGTAAAGCTTTTGGTAATGCCTTTAATTGCGTATGGAATAGTACTGCAGTTCGATGTACCAAAAGTATTGATGCAAGTGGTGGTGTTTGAAGCAGCAATGCCTGTGATGATTTCGGCAGGAGCGATTGCAATTGGAGCAAATTTAGCGCCTAGAATGACATCGGCGCTTGTTGCTCTAGGTCTTGTCGTAAGTTTTGTTACCTTGCCTTTGTGGTATTGGGTACTGAGTAACATTTAA
- a CDS encoding nucleoside deaminase, with translation MALISKISQLEDEQLRAIAYMPTDYLSVLVASDAWLQFTDSDFMRIAVLLAEKSFLEGGCPIGAVVIDNVTRQILGKGHNTLVQESHPYNHGETSAMRDAGRVDFSQTTLFTTLSPCDVCASLLYMRGVSRVVVGDVTNANGNEGLLQEKGLTVDILEDEVGIALYARFRKEKPEQELEDWRGVSAVNAAR, from the coding sequence ATGGCCTTAATATCAAAAATATCTCAACTCGAAGATGAACAATTACGTGCAATTGCTTATATGCCAACGGATTATTTATCAGTACTGGTTGCGAGCGACGCGTGGTTACAATTTACAGATTCTGATTTTATGCGCATCGCAGTATTGCTTGCGGAAAAAAGCTTTTTAGAGGGGGGATGTCCAATTGGTGCGGTGGTAATCGACAACGTAACGCGTCAAATATTAGGTAAAGGACACAATACCTTAGTACAAGAATCTCACCCTTATAACCATGGAGAGACATCTGCAATGCGTGATGCTGGGCGTGTGGATTTTAGCCAAACCACGCTGTTTACTACGCTAAGCCCGTGCGATGTTTGTGCAAGTTTATTGTATATGCGAGGCGTAAGCCGTGTTGTTGTCGGGGATGTTACTAATGCAAACGGAAATGAAGGCTTGTTGCAGGAAAAAGGTTTAACGGTCGATATTTTAGAAGACGAAGTTGGAATTGCATTATACGCTCGTTTTCGTAAAGAAAAGCCAGAGCAAGAGTTGGAAGACTGGCGGGGTGTCAGTGCTGTAAATGCGGCTCGTTAA
- a CDS encoding cupin domain-containing protein yields MKFDAIKLKEKFARFNEHWSPRVVAEMNDYQFKLAKVQGEFVWHSHDDTDEVFLVIEGDMIIEFRDGKVALSAGEMFVVPKGVEHKPFAESECHVMFIEPRGVVNTGDAGGKLTAANDVWV; encoded by the coding sequence ATGAAATTCGACGCAATCAAACTTAAAGAAAAATTTGCCCGTTTTAACGAACATTGGTCTCCTCGCGTTGTTGCTGAAATGAACGATTACCAGTTTAAATTAGCTAAAGTGCAAGGTGAATTTGTTTGGCATTCGCATGACGACACAGACGAGGTATTCTTGGTTATTGAAGGCGATATGATCATCGAGTTTCGTGACGGAAAGGTCGCTTTGAGCGCAGGGGAAATGTTTGTTGTTCCAAAGGGTGTAGAACACAAGCCATTTGCTGAGAGCGAATGCCATGTCATGTTTATAGAGCCAAGAGGTGTTGTAAATACAGGGGATGCTGGTGGCAAATTAACCGCAGCAAACGACGTGTGGGTGTAA